GTGGCGTTCAGCCCCTCGGCGATCGAGAGCAGGATCGGGTCGACGAGACCGATGCCCATGAACGCGATGACAGCCGCGAACGCGGTGATCCACACCTGTTTGGGCTGTCCCTTGATCGCGGAGAACAAGCTGGGGTGATGGTCTGTACTCACTCGCCCCAGGTTAACAAGTTTGCTTAGCGATACTAACTAAAACTCGGAGCTGTTTACCCACGTCACACAAGGCCGGTGACCTCGACAAAAACCGAAGGCCGCCATCGCCTGTCGGCGACAGCGGCCTTCTTTCGGCCCTGACCGAGCGCCGCTCAGCGCTCCACCTCACCCCGGATGAAGCTCTCCACGGCGTCACGGGCGGTCGAGTCGTCGTACTGCTTCGGCGGCGACTTCATGAAGTAAGAGGACGCCGACAGCAGCGGCCCACCGATACCGCGGTCCTTCGCGATCTTGGCCGCGCGGACGGCGTCGATGATGATGCCCGCCGAGTTCGGCGAGTCCCAGACCTCCAGCTTGTACTCGAGGTTCAGCGGCACGTCACCGAACGCACGGCCCTCCAGCCGCACGTAGGCCCACTTGCGGTCGTCGAGCCACTGCACGTAGTCGGACGGCCCCACGTGCACGTTCGCCTTGCCGAGGTCGCGCTCGATCTGCGACGTGACGGCCTGCGTCTTGGAGATCTTCTTGGACTCCAGCCGCTCCAGCTCCTTCATGTTCTTGAAGTCCATGTTGCCGCCCACGTTGAGCTGCATGGTGCGGTCGAGCTGGACACCGCGGTCCTCGAACAACTTCGCCAGCACCCGGTGGGTGATGGTGGCGCCGACCTGCGACTTGATGTCGTCACCGACGATCGGCACGCCCGCCTTCTCGAACTTGGCGGCCCACTCCGGGTCGGACGCGATGAACACCGGGATGGCGTTGACGAACGCCACGCCCGCGTCGATCGCGGCCTGCGCGTAGAACTTCGACGCCTCCGAGGACCCCACGGGCAGGTACGACACCAGGACGTCCGCCTCCGCGGCGCGCAACGCCTCCACGATGTCGACCGGTTCCTCGTCCGACTCCCGGATCGTCTCCTGGTAGAACCGGCCGAGGCCGTCGAGCGTGTGCCCGCGCTGCACCGTCACGCCGAGCGGCGGGACGTCACAGATCTTGATGGTGTTGTTCTCGCTGGCGAGGATCGCCTCGGAGAGGTCCCGTCCCACCTTCTTCGCGTCGACGTCGAAGGCCGCGACGAACTCCACGTCTCCCACGTGGTACTCACCGAACTGCACGTGCATCAGCCCGGGCACACGCGAATTCGGGTCCGTGTCCCGGTAGTAGTGGACCCCCTGAACAAGCGACGCCGCGCAGTTGCCGACGCCAACGATGGCCACCCTCACGCGGCGGTTCTCGCCCATGCCGGTATCTCCTTACTAGTCATTGCTGGGTACTCGTGCCGAGCGGCGGTGATCGGGGTCAGCCCTGCTGGCCTCGCTGCTCGGCCTGTTCGTGCGCGATGAGCTCGTTGAGCCAGCGCACCTCCCGTTCACTGGCCTCCAGCCCGAGCTGGTGCAGCTCACGGGTGTAGCGGTCGATCTTTTCCTCGGCCCTGGCCAACGCTGCCCGCAGACCTTCGCGACGCTCCTCGACACGGCGGCGCCTGCCTTCGAGAATTCGCATCCGCACGTCGGCCGGAGTCCTGGAGAAGAAGGTCAGGTGAACCCCGAACCCCTCGTCGTCCCAGGTCTGCGGACCGGCGTCGGCAAGCAGTTCGGAGAACCGCTCCTTGCCTTCCGCGGTCAGCTTGTAGACGCGCTTGGCACGCCTGTTCCAGCCGGTGGTGACCTCGGCGGGCTCCTCCACGATCAGGCCCGCACGGAGCAATCTCCGCAGGGTCGGGTAGAGGGAACCGTAGGAGAACGTGCGGAACATGCCGAGCGTCTCGTGCAAACGCTTGCGCAGCACGTACCCGTGCATCGGCGCCTCGTGCAGCAGCCCCAGGATCGCGAGCTCCAGCACAATGCACCTCCTCACGGGAACGTTCCGAGCGACACCCGGCGTTAGCGTCAGTGGGCCGCCGTGCACCGAGTACCCAACCTAGCGCGCGTTATATCGAGCCGATACATCGAAGTGGTGCAGCTAACCTGCACCCCCCCACCTCGCCGCACTGGTTACTGAATCGTTATCGAAACATCGGCGTGTCTGGACCGTCACCGAATGTTTTCCGGCCTATCCCGAGCCATCGCCCCGACGAAAACCCGTACGCTGTCAGAGTGCGAAACCAGCGGCAGGTCGTCGACTACGCGCTCCAACGGCGCGCGGTGCTGGCCGAGTACTACTCCGGCCGGGTAAGCACCCTTGACGTCTGTGATGCCACTCCGTACCTGCTTCGGGCGGCCAAGTTCTACGGAACTCCCAGCCCCGTGGCATGCCCGGTGTGCCGTGACTCCGCACTAACGAACGTCTCCTGGGTCTACGGCGACGAGCTCCGGCACGTGGCCGGCTCGGCCAGGGCCCCGGAGGAACTCGACCGGATGGCGAACCGATTCCGCGAGTTCACCGTCTATGTGGTCGAGGTGTGCCGAGCATGCGGTTGG
The window above is part of the Saccharomonospora glauca K62 genome. Proteins encoded here:
- a CDS encoding inositol-3-phosphate synthase → MGENRRVRVAIVGVGNCAASLVQGVHYYRDTDPNSRVPGLMHVQFGEYHVGDVEFVAAFDVDAKKVGRDLSEAILASENNTIKICDVPPLGVTVQRGHTLDGLGRFYQETIRESDEEPVDIVEALRAAEADVLVSYLPVGSSEASKFYAQAAIDAGVAFVNAIPVFIASDPEWAAKFEKAGVPIVGDDIKSQVGATITHRVLAKLFEDRGVQLDRTMQLNVGGNMDFKNMKELERLESKKISKTQAVTSQIERDLGKANVHVGPSDYVQWLDDRKWAYVRLEGRAFGDVPLNLEYKLEVWDSPNSAGIIIDAVRAAKIAKDRGIGGPLLSASSYFMKSPPKQYDDSTARDAVESFIRGEVER
- a CDS encoding PadR family transcriptional regulator; translation: MLELAILGLLHEAPMHGYVLRKRLHETLGMFRTFSYGSLYPTLRRLLRAGLIVEEPAEVTTGWNRRAKRVYKLTAEGKERFSELLADAGPQTWDDEGFGVHLTFFSRTPADVRMRILEGRRRRVEERREGLRAALARAEEKIDRYTRELHQLGLEASEREVRWLNELIAHEQAEQRGQQG
- a CDS encoding DUF5318 domain-containing protein → MRNQRQVVDYALQRRAVLAEYYSGRVSTLDVCDATPYLLRAAKFYGTPSPVACPVCRDSALTNVSWVYGDELRHVAGSARAPEELDRMANRFREFTVYVVEVCRACGWNHLVKSYVLGTGAPKPPSRRTAGQ